One genomic region from Desulfuromonas acetexigens encodes:
- a CDS encoding response regulator transcription factor, with amino-acid sequence MSKARILVIEDEEDILALIQYNLIKAGYRVECVTSGEEGVAKATALHPDLVILDLMLPGINGFEVCRRLRAEPGTAELPIIMLTAKGEDADIVSGLEIGADDYLTKPFSPQVLKARIQAVLRRRGQSGPEFSGQPVAVHDLVVDPGRGKVLVAGREVELTLTEFRLLYLLAGRPGWVFTRTQIVDAIRGEGYAVTDRAVDVQVVGLRKKLGDAGSYIETVRGVGYRFKE; translated from the coding sequence ATGAGCAAGGCACGAATCCTCGTCATCGAGGATGAAGAAGATATCCTGGCGCTGATCCAGTACAACCTGATCAAGGCCGGTTACCGGGTCGAGTGCGTGACCAGCGGCGAGGAGGGGGTGGCCAAGGCGACGGCGCTCCATCCCGACCTGGTGATTCTCGATCTGATGCTTCCCGGCATCAATGGTTTCGAGGTTTGCCGCCGTCTGCGCGCCGAGCCCGGGACCGCCGAACTGCCGATCATCATGCTCACCGCCAAAGGGGAGGACGCGGATATCGTCTCCGGTTTGGAGATCGGCGCCGACGACTACCTGACCAAGCCCTTCAGCCCGCAGGTGCTCAAGGCCCGGATCCAGGCGGTGCTGCGCCGGCGCGGGCAGTCCGGGCCGGAATTTTCCGGGCAGCCGGTGGCGGTGCACGATCTGGTCGTCGATCCCGGGCGGGGCAAGGTGCTGGTCGCCGGGCGCGAGGTGGAGCTGACCCTGACCGAGTTTCGGCTGCTATATCTGCTGGCGGGCCGTCCGGGCTGGGTCTTTACCCGCACCCAGATTGTCGACGCCATTCGCGGTGAAGGCTACGCCGTCACCGACCGGGCGGTCGATGTGCAGGTCGTCGGCCTGCGCAAGAAACTCGGCGATGCCGGCAGTTACATCGAGACGGTGCGGGGCGTCGGCTACCGCTTCAAGGAGTGA
- a CDS encoding ATP-binding protein codes for MRGRPLIWFLYPSYLILILVVLLAVAWYTSRALRDFHVEQTLAELQARGRLISERLDEPWSPEAGARLDALSKELGRLSATRITVILPDGRVLGDSQKDPARMDNHGTRAEVAAALGGREGHVIRYSATLGQEMMYAALPQIRGDRLVGALRVAIPVTAMSHALQGLYWRLAGVGLGIAAISALLSLIVSRRIARPLEEMTLGAERFARGDLGQRLPVTGSLEIAALGSALNRMAAELDERIQARARQNNEMEAVLSSMSEGVIAVDPEERILRINQAAARLLAVTPAQATGRRVLEVARKAELQRFVARVLASHEMEEEDLCLPGPDGERSLQMRGAPLRDLGGREIGALMVFNDVTRLRRLESVRRDFVANVSHELKTPITAIKGSVETLLGGGALGEPAAAERFLAIVARQASRLEAIVDDLLALSRIEQDAGAATIPLVPAPVWPVLHAAQQVCQPAADEKQLEIRLFCSSELRGRINAPLLEQALVNLLTNAVKYSSNGGKVVVDAAQLGDQLMIKVQDWGVGIAAEHLPRVFERFYRVDPARSRKLGGTGLGLAIVKHIAQAHGGQVVVHSTPGEGSVFTLILPAASA; via the coding sequence ATGCGCGGTCGTCCCCTCATCTGGTTCCTCTATCCCTCCTATCTGATCCTCATTCTTGTCGTCCTGCTGGCGGTCGCCTGGTACACCTCCCGCGCTCTCCGCGACTTTCATGTCGAACAGACCCTCGCCGAACTTCAGGCCCGGGGACGGCTCATTTCCGAACGTCTCGACGAACCCTGGAGCCCGGAAGCGGGGGCGCGCCTGGATGCCTTGAGCAAGGAGCTGGGTCGGCTCTCCGCCACCCGCATCACCGTGATCCTGCCGGACGGGCGGGTTCTGGGGGATTCCCAGAAGGACCCGGCGCGCATGGACAATCATGGAACGCGCGCGGAAGTAGCGGCCGCCCTGGGCGGGCGGGAAGGGCATGTCATCCGTTACAGCGCCACCCTGGGGCAGGAGATGATGTACGCGGCGCTGCCGCAGATCCGTGGGGATAGGCTGGTCGGCGCGCTGCGGGTGGCGATTCCCGTGACCGCCATGTCCCACGCCCTGCAAGGTCTCTACTGGCGGTTGGCGGGGGTCGGTCTAGGCATCGCGGCGATATCCGCTCTGCTCAGCCTCATTGTTTCCCGGCGCATCGCCCGCCCGCTGGAGGAGATGACGCTGGGGGCGGAACGCTTCGCCCGGGGGGATCTTGGCCAACGCCTGCCGGTGACAGGCTCGCTGGAAATCGCCGCCCTCGGCTCCGCCCTCAATCGCATGGCCGCTGAACTCGACGAGCGCATCCAGGCCCGGGCGCGGCAGAACAACGAGATGGAGGCGGTGCTGTCGAGCATGAGCGAAGGGGTGATCGCCGTCGATCCCGAGGAGCGCATCCTGCGGATCAATCAGGCGGCGGCGCGTCTGCTCGCCGTCACCCCCGCCCAAGCAACCGGCCGCAGGGTGCTCGAAGTGGCGCGCAAGGCCGAGTTGCAGCGGTTCGTGGCGCGGGTTCTGGCCAGTCACGAGATGGAAGAGGAGGATCTCTGCCTGCCCGGTCCCGACGGCGAGCGCAGCCTGCAGATGCGGGGGGCGCCCTTGCGCGATCTGGGCGGGCGGGAAATCGGCGCGCTCATGGTCTTCAACGACGTCACCCGGTTGCGCCGCCTGGAATCGGTGCGTCGCGATTTTGTCGCCAATGTCTCGCACGAGCTGAAAACGCCCATCACCGCGATCAAGGGCTCGGTAGAAACCCTTCTCGGTGGTGGCGCCCTCGGCGAACCGGCCGCCGCCGAGCGCTTTCTTGCCATCGTCGCCCGCCAGGCGAGCCGACTGGAGGCCATCGTCGACGATCTGCTGGCTCTGTCGCGCATCGAGCAGGATGCCGGCGCCGCCACCATTCCCCTGGTTCCGGCGCCGGTCTGGCCAGTGTTACACGCGGCTCAGCAGGTCTGCCAGCCGGCTGCCGACGAGAAGCAGCTGGAAATCCGTCTCTTCTGTTCCTCCGAACTGCGCGGCCGGATCAACGCTCCGCTGCTGGAACAGGCGCTGGTCAACCTGCTGACCAATGCCGTCAAGTACAGCTCCAACGGCGGCAAGGTGGTGGTCGATGCCGCCCAGTTGGGGGATCAGCTGATGATCAAGGTACAGGACTGGGGGGTCGGCATCGCCGCCGAGCATCTGCCGCGAGTCTTCGAGCGCTTCTACCGGGTCGATCCGGCGCGCAGCCGCAAGCTCGGCGGCACCGGACTCGGTCTGGCGATCGTCAAACACATCGCCCAAGCCCACGGTGGCCAGGTGGTGGTGCACAGCACCCCCGGCGAGGGGAGCGTCTTTACCCTGATTCTACCCGCCGCGTCCGCCTGA
- a CDS encoding HAMP domain-containing protein, which translates to MRSIAAKAVVPVAVAVTGFVVVCCILLYSFIKGDMLNSAIQREVNLAGIIVKSTRYAMLHDDRESLRNIISNIGEQGEVEHSRIFNHSGLIVYSSDPEEVNQLVDKKNAGCVGCHEKEVPATNLGPMEQARRFANEKGHHVVAITAPIYNEPSCSTAECHFHPANLKVLGTLDIGLSAEPLRATLATLAWRMVVFCLMVLVLTVGGVCALLRRNILLPITNLVAYANAATRGNTDAPPPGGIDEIEMLGKSLQSLALRLEKKDRELETLRGRSGEPTPPRPTPPDTFAD; encoded by the coding sequence ATGAGAAGCATCGCTGCCAAAGCCGTCGTTCCAGTCGCCGTGGCGGTCACCGGTTTTGTCGTGGTCTGCTGCATCCTGCTCTATTCCTTCATCAAGGGGGATATGCTCAACAGCGCCATCCAGCGGGAAGTCAACCTGGCGGGGATCATCGTCAAGTCGACCCGCTACGCCATGCTCCACGACGATCGCGAGAGCCTGCGCAACATCATCTCCAATATCGGCGAGCAGGGCGAGGTCGAACACTCCCGTATCTTCAACCATTCAGGCTTGATCGTCTATTCGTCGGACCCCGAGGAAGTCAACCAGCTGGTCGATAAAAAGAATGCCGGCTGCGTCGGTTGCCACGAAAAAGAGGTGCCCGCCACCAACCTCGGCCCCATGGAGCAGGCTCGCCGCTTTGCCAACGAGAAGGGTCATCATGTGGTGGCGATCACCGCTCCCATCTACAATGAGCCCAGCTGTTCCACTGCCGAATGCCATTTCCATCCCGCCAATCTGAAAGTTCTCGGAACCCTCGATATCGGTCTTTCGGCCGAACCCCTGCGCGCCACCCTGGCGACCCTCGCCTGGCGCATGGTCGTCTTCTGCCTGATGGTACTGGTTCTGACCGTCGGCGGCGTCTGCGCCCTGTTGCGCCGTAACATTCTGCTGCCGATCACCAACCTCGTCGCCTACGCTAACGCCGCCACCCGCGGCAATACCGATGCCCCTCCCCCGGGCGGCATCGACGAAATCGAAATGCTCGGCAAATCCCTGCAAAGCCTGGCGCTGCGCCTGGAGAAAAAAGATCGCGAGTTGGAAACCCTGCGTGGACGCAGCGGTGAACCGACGCCGCCCCGCCCCACTCCGCCCGATACTTTTGCCGACTAG
- a CDS encoding response regulator: MRTLLIADQDNASREEMRKLMAEEGYQIRMANSVVEVLRDALKNQAQVLLLGMEFENMLAVELIPLVKKCSKDLMIILVSDEDSLPLLRKVRGEGIFYHALRPVTAEDKEELRLAVRCAFEKYPQVPSTQSQRLQRLEAMA; this comes from the coding sequence ATGCGAACACTTTTGATTGCCGACCAAGACAATGCTTCGCGCGAAGAAATGCGCAAGCTCATGGCCGAGGAAGGATACCAGATCCGGATGGCCAATTCGGTGGTGGAGGTTCTTCGGGACGCCCTGAAAAATCAGGCCCAGGTGCTCCTGCTCGGGATGGAATTTGAGAACATGCTGGCGGTGGAACTGATTCCGCTGGTGAAGAAATGCAGCAAGGATCTGATGATCATCCTGGTTTCGGATGAGGACTCTCTCCCTCTGCTGCGCAAGGTCCGCGGCGAAGGCATCTTCTATCATGCCTTGCGTCCGGTGACCGCCGAAGACAAGGAAGAGTTGCGCTTGGCGGTACGTTGTGCCTTCGAGAAATATCCGCAGGTGCCTTCGACCCAGTCGCAGCGCCTCCAGCGTCTCGAAGCCATGGCCTGA
- a CDS encoding glycosyltransferase family 2 protein, producing MLLNAAMLTQYLHRRALPGPWTIEGCPEEDFAAAVVIPALAEGESLWTTLAALAENPREDLARTLILVVVNHSEEAEASIRAANLADLRRLREWPASPLRLAWVDAAGPGREFPAKRAGVGLARKLGFDLALTRLVTGSGRPFLVSLDADTLVRPDYLPALFRHFAVSEAGGAVLPFAHQPGRDAAEERAIERYELYLRHYVLGLELAGSPYAFNAVGSALACRADAYIKAGGMNRRSAGEDFYFLQQLAKTSGVAPVAGTLVRPSPRPSGRTPFGTGRSVARFLAGEESAVTFYEPRAFRILGQWLALVADQGQSSGAVLLTMARQFSEELATYLESLNFVSTWERLRRNHPQPEALQRAFHGWFDGLASLRLIHALCRERLSPEAALPELLAWAGLPVGGGPAEFLARLRQRQSAL from the coding sequence ATGCTGTTGAATGCCGCCATGCTTACCCAGTATCTGCACCGCCGCGCCCTGCCCGGGCCCTGGACCATCGAAGGCTGTCCTGAGGAAGATTTCGCGGCGGCGGTGGTTATTCCCGCCCTGGCCGAGGGGGAGAGCCTCTGGACTACCTTGGCGGCTCTGGCGGAGAATCCCCGTGAAGACCTCGCACGCACCTTGATTCTGGTGGTGGTCAATCACTCGGAAGAGGCGGAAGCGTCGATTCGTGCCGCCAATCTCGCCGATCTTCGCCGACTGCGGGAGTGGCCGGCTTCCCCCTTGCGTCTGGCCTGGGTCGACGCCGCCGGCCCCGGGCGGGAGTTTCCGGCCAAAAGGGCCGGTGTCGGTCTGGCCCGCAAGCTCGGCTTCGACCTCGCCCTGACCCGGTTGGTAACGGGCTCAGGGCGTCCCTTTCTGGTCAGTCTCGATGCCGACACCCTGGTGCGTCCCGACTATCTTCCGGCGCTATTTCGTCATTTCGCCGTTTCCGAGGCGGGCGGTGCGGTGCTGCCTTTCGCCCATCAGCCGGGGCGGGACGCCGCCGAAGAGCGGGCCATTGAGCGCTACGAACTCTATCTGCGCCACTATGTCCTGGGCCTGGAGCTGGCCGGCTCCCCCTATGCCTTTAACGCCGTCGGCAGCGCTCTGGCCTGCCGGGCCGACGCCTATATCAAGGCGGGGGGGATGAACCGCCGCAGCGCCGGGGAGGATTTCTATTTTCTTCAGCAACTGGCCAAGACTTCGGGTGTCGCTCCGGTTGCGGGAACCCTGGTCCGGCCTTCGCCGCGTCCTTCCGGGCGTACCCCCTTCGGCACCGGTCGCAGCGTCGCCCGGTTTTTGGCCGGCGAGGAGTCCGCCGTCACGTTCTACGAACCCCGGGCCTTCCGGATTCTCGGCCAATGGCTGGCGCTGGTGGCCGATCAGGGGCAAAGCTCGGGCGCCGTGCTGCTGACCATGGCCCGACAATTTTCCGAGGAGCTCGCCACCTATCTGGAAAGCCTGAACTTTGTCTCGACCTGGGAGCGTCTGCGCCGCAACCACCCCCAACCCGAAGCGTTGCAGAGAGCCTTCCACGGCTGGTTTGATGGCTTGGCCTCCCTGCGCCTGATCCACGCCCTGTGCCGGGAGCGCCTTTCCCCCGAGGCGGCGCTGCCGGAGTTGTTGGCGTGGGCGGGCCTGCCGGTTGGAGGTGGTCCGGCGGAGTTTCTGGCGCGGTTGCGGCAACGGCAATCGGCTCTTTGA
- a CDS encoding M23 family metallopeptidase, translated as MKTSSLVLIAVLFAALVGGGYFYFRDTKSPHIQLTPESGATSSKHPPVLKLSDPGSGLRKVTVTLTQGETTFDVLSREFPEGTLEQSEPLPLQQLGIKDGPAQLRVVVVDRSIFPLGSGSTSDQTFSFDFDNKAPIISPLSRHHNLTRGGAGLVTYTLSETVTKTGVMVGDRFFPGYPQGSGVYAALFAYPWDLPAEQFVPKIVAVDVAGNERLTGIYYHTSAKPFRERQIEISRQFLEAKMPPFEDHFPNTTDPLDIFLKVNSELRKKNVARLADFARETSPTPLWQGAFASQPKAATLALFADHRTYFYEGREIDRQTHLGIDLASTAQIGILAANHGRVVYADDLGIYGLCVVIDHGLGLQTLYGHLSRIGVTVGQQVAKGDVIGNSGATGMAGGDHLHYETVIAGLSVQPIEWWDGSWIANNITEKLKLTPTN; from the coding sequence TTGAAAACTTCATCCCTGGTATTGATCGCCGTGCTTTTCGCCGCCCTGGTGGGGGGCGGTTATTTCTATTTTCGCGACACCAAAAGTCCGCACATTCAGCTGACGCCCGAATCGGGGGCGACCTCCAGTAAACATCCGCCGGTACTCAAACTCAGCGACCCCGGTTCGGGCCTGCGCAAGGTGACGGTGACGTTGACCCAGGGGGAGACGACCTTCGACGTTCTTTCCCGGGAGTTTCCCGAGGGAACCCTGGAGCAGAGCGAGCCTCTGCCTCTGCAACAGTTGGGGATCAAGGACGGTCCCGCGCAGTTGCGGGTGGTAGTCGTCGACCGCAGCATCTTCCCGCTCGGGTCGGGTAGCACCAGCGATCAGACCTTCAGTTTTGATTTCGACAACAAGGCGCCGATCATTTCTCCCTTGAGCCGCCACCACAACCTGACCAGGGGGGGAGCGGGGCTGGTGACCTATACCCTGTCCGAGACGGTGACCAAGACCGGGGTCATGGTCGGTGATCGTTTCTTCCCCGGCTATCCGCAGGGTTCGGGCGTCTATGCCGCGCTCTTCGCCTATCCCTGGGATCTGCCGGCGGAGCAGTTCGTGCCCAAGATTGTCGCCGTCGATGTGGCTGGTAACGAGCGACTGACCGGCATCTATTATCACACCAGCGCCAAGCCCTTCCGGGAACGGCAAATCGAGATCAGCCGGCAGTTCCTGGAGGCCAAGATGCCCCCCTTCGAGGATCACTTCCCCAATACAACTGATCCTCTCGATATTTTCCTCAAGGTCAACAGTGAGCTGCGCAAGAAGAATGTGGCGCGCCTGGCCGATTTCGCCCGGGAAACCTCGCCCACCCCTCTCTGGCAAGGGGCCTTCGCCAGCCAGCCGAAGGCGGCGACCCTGGCGCTCTTCGCCGATCATCGAACCTATTTTTACGAGGGGCGGGAGATCGACCGCCAGACCCACCTCGGCATCGATCTCGCCTCCACGGCTCAGATCGGGATTCTTGCGGCCAACCACGGGCGCGTTGTCTATGCCGACGACTTGGGCATCTACGGGTTGTGCGTGGTGATCGACCATGGTTTGGGATTGCAGACCCTCTACGGTCATCTCAGCCGTATCGGCGTCACCGTCGGTCAGCAGGTGGCCAAAGGGGATGTGATCGGCAACAGCGGCGCCACCGGCATGGCCGGCGGTGATCATCTGCATTACGAAACGGTTATTGCGGGCCTGTCGGTACAGCCGATCGAGTGGTGGGACGGTTCCTGGATCGCCAACAACATCACCGAGAAACTGAAGCTGACCCCCACCAACTGA
- a CDS encoding SDR family oxidoreductase, whose amino-acid sequence MGKTILITGANRGIGLELTREFASYGWRVLACCRDPQTAAELQTLAERSAGAVTVYPLEVTDGEQIRALSAALAEEKIDILLNNAGVSGPERQDFGEIDTEAWLRTFQINSIAPLQMAVAFVEQVARSRRKIIATVGSQLGSLTENTEGGMYAYRSSKAAAHMVTKSLSIDLQGRGITVVALHPGWVSTRMGGAEAPVKPRQSAADLFAVLTALTAKDTGKLWAHTGQVLPW is encoded by the coding sequence ATGGGAAAGACTATTCTGATTACCGGAGCCAATCGCGGCATCGGCCTGGAACTGACGCGGGAATTCGCCTCTTACGGTTGGCGGGTGCTGGCCTGCTGCCGGGATCCGCAAACCGCCGCAGAGCTGCAAACCCTGGCGGAACGCTCGGCGGGGGCGGTGACCGTCTATCCCCTGGAAGTGACGGACGGTGAGCAGATCCGTGCCCTTTCCGCCGCCCTGGCGGAGGAGAAAATCGACATTCTGCTCAACAACGCCGGGGTTTCCGGCCCCGAACGGCAGGATTTCGGGGAGATCGACACGGAGGCCTGGCTGCGCACCTTTCAGATCAACAGTATCGCGCCGTTGCAGATGGCCGTGGCCTTCGTCGAGCAGGTGGCCCGCAGCCGGCGGAAGATTATCGCCACCGTCGGCAGCCAGCTCGGCAGCCTGACGGAAAATACCGAAGGCGGCATGTACGCCTACCGCTCCTCCAAGGCCGCTGCGCACATGGTGACCAAGAGCCTTTCCATCGATCTGCAGGGGCGGGGGATCACCGTCGTGGCCCTCCATCCCGGCTGGGTCAGCACCCGTATGGGCGGTGCCGAAGCCCCGGTCAAGCCGCGGCAGAGCGCCGCCGATCTCTTTGCGGTGCTGACCGCTTTGACCGCGAAAGATACCGGCAAGCTCTGGGCCCATACCGGCCAGGTGCTCCCCTGGTAG